Proteins from a single region of Oryza brachyantha chromosome 6, ObraRS2, whole genome shotgun sequence:
- the LOC102712825 gene encoding probable glycosyltransferase At5g20260, which produces MASKNGCACHCVLVNLASCLLLAAAAVSVLAAGRVRSPAAVHHHSLSSASPLSRAAHAARELVNRHQVQVRSLEAGLAEARASIRRASRTRSCTPDAGSGAGGFVPSGAVYRDAYAFHQSYTEMEKRFKVWAYREGEPPAVVHKGGAAVTGADGIEGHLIAELEGGGGRLRARHPGEAHAFFLPISVANIVSYIHRRDMIDYWDPQLRLVAGYVDGLAAKYPFWNRSRGADHFFVSCHEWAPILSAAKPELRANAIRVMCNADMSDGFDPATDVALPVVSRREPAPASSERTVLALFAGGVARGGAVREALLARWEGRDDRVVVYGRLPVGLDHGELMGRARFCLCPCGGREGAAAASRRAVEAISAGCVPVFVAAGGDSYSPPFSDVLDWRRFSVAVPADRVGDIKDILAGISDHHYAMLHRRVLRVRRHFRLNRPAKRFDVVNMVIHSIWLRRLNLTLPY; this is translated from the exons ATGGCGTCCAAGAACGGCTGCGCCTGCCACTGCGTCCTCGTCAACTTGGCCTcgtgcctcctcctcgccgccgccgccgtctccgtccTCGCCGCTGGCCGCGTCAGgtctcccgccgccgtccatcACCATTCCCTCTCGTCGGCGTCACCATTGTCACGCGCTGCTCATGCCGCCCGGGAACTCGTGAACCGTCACCAA GTGCAGGTCAGGAGCTTGGAGGCCGGGCTCGCCGAGGCGCGGGCGTCCATCCGGCGAGCCAGCCGCACGCGCAGCTGCACGCCGGACGCCGGCTCCGGTGCCGGCGGCTTCGTCCCCAGCGGCGCCGTGTACCGCGACGCCTACGCCTTCCACCA GAGTTACACTGAGATGGAGAAGAGGTTCAAGGTGTGGGCGTACAGGGAGGGCGAGCCGCCGGCCGTGGTGCACaagggcggcgccgccgtgacCGGCGCCGACGGCATCGAGGGCCACCTCATCGCCGAGctggaaggcggcggcgggcggctcCGGGCGCGCCACCCCGGCGAGGCGCAcgccttcttcctccccaTCAGCGTGGCCAACATCGTGAGCTACATCCACCGCCGCGACATGATCGACTACTGGGACCCCCAGCTCCGGCTCGTCGCCGGCTACGTcgacggcctcgccgccaAGTACCCCTTTTGGAACCGCAGCCGCGGCGCCGATCACTTCTTCGTCTCCTGCCACGAATGG GCCCCGATCCTGTCCGCCGCCAAGCCGGAGCTGCGCGCCAACGCCATCCGAGTCATGTGCAACGCCGACATGTCGGACGGCTTCGACCCCGCCACCGACGTCGCGCTGCCGGTGGTCAGCCGCCgcgagccggcgccggcgtcgtcggaAAGGACGGTGCTCGCgctcttcgccggcggcgtcgcgcgcggcggcgcagtgCGGGAGGCGCTGCTCGCGCGGTGGGAGGGGCGGGACGACCGGGTGGTGGTGTACGGGCGGCTACCGGTGGGGCTTGACCACGGCGAGCTCATGGGCAGGGCGCGGTTCTGCCTGTGCCcgtgcggcgggcgcgagggggcggcggcggcgagccgccgcgccgtggaGGCCATCTCCGCCGGGTGCGTGCCGgtgttcgtcgccgccggtggcgacAGCTACTCGCCGCCGTTCAGCGACGTGCTCGACTGGCGCCGGttctccgtcgccgtccccgcgGACCGCGTCGGCGACATCAAGGACATCCTCGCCGGCATATCGGACCACCACTACGCCATGCTTCACCGCCGCGTGCTGCGCGTCCGGCGCCACTTCCGGCTGAACCGGCCGGCCAAGCGGTTCGACGTGGTCAACATGGTCATCCACTCCATCTGGCTCCGCCGCCTCAACTTGACCCTCCCCtactaa
- the LOC102713093 gene encoding uncharacterized protein LOC102713093 encodes MGEERPVPRRESPWGLPEGDKREPKAHRCNDRAEDVVQACFEGNPFKTVPGPFKLFWQCMRSKPGEEPTEPYTYLQLDPPKRAEVKLE; translated from the exons ATGGGCGAGGAGAGGCCGGTGCCGAGGAGGGAGAGCCCCTGGGGCTTGCCGGAGGGAGACAAGCGGGAGCCCAAGGCGCACCGCTGCAACGACCGCGCCGAGGACGTCGTCCAG GCTTGCTTTGAAGGGAACCCATTCAAGACAGTTCCAGGTCCATTCAAGCTCTTTTGGCAATGCATGCGTTCAAAACCTGG GGAGGAACCAACGGAACCATATACTTACCTGCAGCTGGATCCTCCAAAGAGAGCGGAAGTCAAGCTAGAGTAA
- the LOC102713376 gene encoding uncharacterized protein LOC102713376 isoform X2: MGRRRAQQQRKEAEAEAAARGEGEERRLREASALRKEAVAAYKMYLEGRHDEAIARAEELATKNPESVPMVHLAAGLHNNACSRAVASGGFDCQCKVTAMHIARARDFYMQAKLLAPNCIQIATGLAMALLFSDKDYEPDREIKRAIEIISPTDPAETNVAFDLEITGSLSTAMDRLAKAREDARILHDQIMHHMFTKSIPDAVVYVLDIYNREGAAKANEEAKKLAARYDYSARAHLTRAYISLQFARCLDPNIDKKMFLNRVLDILNNVVYKFRESLEIAMFRAKLCFVLEMYYAVEAECDRVFLMENPTDPGEEDVPPGSIPGDKPGDRKSFISRELQRLLQKLVLATRDYWCSLTVEKQESFRVVGLKSLHQHFVDVYEHFPEAAKTISDALNFVKKNRSWRFWICPYCVGKKFLGIDSLVQHMRNKHPEGNFWPKLLSVLDPRSVSDTPEDDYLLDNVTISQDSEEQYVFRFKRMDDIFKFLFLRASNKTDEEKQLPEVREEKCRKAGFILDKIKLNLKNVSTDNLSTELKEACVEIRAMWHSFLDISLLDYGVVISPFAISFISDRLLECMTEDKRAANNSIDGAVIDAVFPFVDVLPDIDEIFPNVEDVPDSNDADTSTTVTYGQSTEEMESATRYQCFDVFNKENTDKDLFILYLIIQSLWNLRCFRDEFLRAPPARILHINENCCIADLICRIFFAWEKNEHNQVNVLLTSVKANLCKIADGNMFEKLQAGKTFASEVLATILQGLHMSETPLHFDFNSEIEDLEVRPVSCKDCICRTHNLFGISFHVQMSCMCGKCFDEKEHTAIFYRLDADCPQTTEIKSFADLPVIYEQLCFEDNCEHCGSLKNVDVSPSSTSHCFIIGLDWFGDCENKVQLSEVMVGIAHPLDIKLLCKGVHSAANYSLASMAEDSWEQLLEHFKDCRLQPEVLFFEVIK, translated from the exons ATGGGAAGGCGCAGAGCCCAGCAGCAGCGCaaggaggccgaggcggaggcggctgcacggggggagggggaggagcggcgcctCCGCGAGGCGAGTGCCCTGCGCAAGGAGGCCGTGGCGGCGTATAAGATGTATCTCGAGGGCCGCCACGACGAGGCGATCGCCCGCGCCGAGGAGCTCGCGACCAAGAACCCGGAGTCCGTTCCGATGGTCCACCTCGCCGCGGGCCTCCACAACAACGCCTGctcccgcgccgtcgcctccggtGGCTTCGACTGCCAGTGCAAGGTCACGGCGATGCACATCGCCCGCGCGCGTGACTTCTACATGCAGGCCAAGCTGCTCGCCCCCAACTGCATCCAGATCGCCACTGGCCTCGCCATGGCGCTTCTCTTCAGCGACAAGGACTACGAGCCGGACCGCGAGATCAAGCGTGCCATAGAAATCATCTCCCCCACCGATCCGGCGGAGACCAACGTCGCATTCGACCTGGAGATCACCGGGTCCCTGAGCACCGCCATGGACAGGTTGGCGAAGGCGAGGGAGGATGCCCGCATCCTCCATGACCAGATCATGCACCACATGTTCACCAAGAGTATTCCCGATGCCGTCGTCTACGTGCTCGACATCTACAACCGCGAGGGGGCGGCCAAGGCGAACGAGGAAGCGAagaagctcgccgctcgctACGACTACTCGGCGCGCGCGCACTTGACCCGCGCGTACATCAGCTTGCAGTTCGCGCGCTGCCTCGACCCGAACATTGACAAGAAGATGTTTCTGAATCGCGTCCTCGATATCTTGAACAATGTGGTTTACAAGTTCCGCGAGTCGCTCGAGATTGCCATGTTCCGCGCGAAGCTCTGCTTCGTCCTGGAGATGTATTATGCTGTGGAAGCCGAGTGCGACCGGGTGTTCTTGATGGAGAATCCTACTGATCCCGGAGAGGAGGACGTACCTCCTGGATCAATCCCTGGAGATAAGCCTGGAGATAGGAAATCTTTCATCAGCAGAGAGTTGCAACGTTTACTCCAGAAACTTGTCTTGGCGACTAGAGATTACTGGTGCTCCTTGACGGTCGAGAAGCAGGAGAGTTTTAGAGTTGTGGGACTCAAGTCTTTGCATCAACACTTCGTTGATGTCTATGAACATTTCCCAGAGGCTGCAAAGACCATATCTGATGCACTCAATTTTGTCAAGAAAAACCGTTCATGGAGGTTCTGGATTTGCCCCTATTGTGTTGGCAAGAAGTTCCTGGGCATTGATTCGCTAGTGCAACACATGCGCAACAAGCACCCCGAAGGGAATTTCTGGCCGAAGCTACTGTCAGTTTTAGACCCGAGATCAGTTTCTGATACACCTGAGGATGATTATTTATTGGACAATGTAACTATCTCTCAAGATTCAGAGGAGCAGTATGTCTTCCGTTTCAAAAGGATGgatgatattttcaaattcttgTTTCTTCGGGCATCTAACAAAACTGATGAAGAAAAGCAATTGCCTGAAGTACGTGAGGAAAAATGCAGAAAAGCAGGTTTTATCCTTGATAAGATCAAGCTAAATCTGAAGAATGTCTCCACAGATAATTTAAGCACTGAG CTCAAAGAGGCTTGTGTGGAAATCCGAGCCATGTGGCATTCTTTTCTTGATATATCTCTTCTGGATTATGGTGTAGTCATCTCACCGTTTGCAATATCTTTTATATCA GACCGGTTACTTGAATGCATGACTGAAGATAAAAGGGCTGCCAATAATAGTATTGATGGTGCTGTTATTGATGCAGTATTTCCTTTTGTTGATGTCCTTCCTGATATTGATGAAATATTCCCTAACGTTGAGGATGTCCCTGACAGCAATGATGCTGATACATCAACAACAG TAACTTATGGCCAATCGACTGAGGAAATGGAAAGCGCCACCAGATATCAATGTTTCGATGTTTTCAACAAAGAAAACACGGATAAAGACCTGTTCATCTTGTATTTGATCATACAG TCATTGTGGAATTTGAGGTGCTTCAGAGATGAGTTTTTAAGGGCACCACCTGCAAGGATCCTACATATCAATGAGAACTGCTGCATTGCTGACCTAATCTGTAGAATCTTCTTTGCTTGGGAGAAAAATGAACACAATCAAGTGAATGTTTTACTGACTTCTGTCAAGGCTAATCTCTGTAAAATTGCAGATGGTAACATGTTTGAGAAG CTGCAGGCTGGAAAAACTTTTGCTTCTGAGGTTCTGGCAACGATTCTTCAAGGATTGCACATGTCAGAAACTCCTTTGCATTTTGATTTCAACAGTGAGATTGAGGATTTAGAAGTACGTCCTGTCAGCTGCAAAGATTGCATATGCCGAACACATAATCTGTTTGGGATCAGTTTCCATGTGCAAATGAGCTGCATGTGTGGGAAGTGTTTTGATGAGAAAGAACATACTGCAATTTTCTATAGACTTGATGCAGATTGCCCTCAAACAACAGAG ATCAAATCCTTTGCAGATCTTCCGGTTATATATGAGCAGCTATGCTTTGAGGACAATTGTGAGCATTGTGGAAGTCTGAAGAACGTTGATGTTTCTCCTTCAAGCACATCACATTGCTTTATAATAG GTTTAGACTGGTTTGGTGACTGTGAAAACAAGGTTCAGCTATCTGAAGTTATGGTTGGAATTGCACATCCCCTTGATATTAAACTTCTTTGCAAGGGTGTTCACTCCGCGGCAAACTATTCTCTGGCCTCAATG GCTGAAGATTCCTGGGAGCAGCTGCTTGAACACTTCAAAGACTGCAGGCTCCAACCTGAAGTTCTCTTCTTCGAGGTCATTAAGTAG
- the LOC102713376 gene encoding uncharacterized protein LOC102713376 isoform X1, which translates to MGRRRAQQQRKEAEAEAAARGEGEERRLREASALRKEAVAAYKMYLEGRHDEAIARAEELATKNPESVPMVHLAAGLHNNACSRAVASGGFDCQCKVTAMHIARARDFYMQAKLLAPNCIQIATGLAMALLFSDKDYEPDREIKRAIEIISPTDPAETNVAFDLEITGSLSTAMDRLAKAREDARILHDQIMHHMFTKSIPDAVVYVLDIYNREGAAKANEEAKKLAARYDYSARAHLTRAYISLQFARCLDPNIDKKMFLNRVLDILNNVVYKFRESLEIAMFRAKLCFVLEMYYAVEAECDRVFLMENPTDPGEEDVPPGSIPGDKPGDRKSFISRELQRLLQKLVLATRDYWCSLTVEKQESFRVVGLKSLHQHFVDVYEHFPEAAKTISDALNFVKKNRSWRFWICPYCVGKKFLGIDSLVQHMRNKHPEGNFWPKLLSVLDPRSVSDTPEDDYLLDNVTISQDSEEQYVFRFKRMDDIFKFLFLRASNKTDEEKQLPEVREEKCRKAGFILDKIKLNLKNVSTDNLSTELKEACVEIRAMWHSFLDISLLDYGVVISPFAISFISDRLLECMTEDKRAANNSIDGAVIDAVFPFVDVLPDIDEIFPNVEDVPDSNDADTSTTVTYGQSTEEMESATRYQCFDVFNKENTDKDLFILYLIIQSLWNLRCFRDEFLRAPPARILHINENCCIADLICRIFFAWEKNEHNQVNVLLTSVKANLCKIADGNMFEKLQAGKTFASEVLATILQGLHMSETPLHFDFNSEIEDLEVRPVSCKDCICRTHNLFGISFHVQMSCMCGKCFDEKEHTAIFYRLDADCPQTTEIKSFADLPVIYEQLCFEDNCEHCGSLKNVDVSPSSTSHCFIIGLDWFGDCENKVQLSEVMVGIAHPLDIKLLCKGVHSAANYSLASMITYADGHYICFVRDQHKWLICDADTVVAEDSWEQLLEHFKDCRLQPEVLFFEVIK; encoded by the exons ATGGGAAGGCGCAGAGCCCAGCAGCAGCGCaaggaggccgaggcggaggcggctgcacggggggagggggaggagcggcgcctCCGCGAGGCGAGTGCCCTGCGCAAGGAGGCCGTGGCGGCGTATAAGATGTATCTCGAGGGCCGCCACGACGAGGCGATCGCCCGCGCCGAGGAGCTCGCGACCAAGAACCCGGAGTCCGTTCCGATGGTCCACCTCGCCGCGGGCCTCCACAACAACGCCTGctcccgcgccgtcgcctccggtGGCTTCGACTGCCAGTGCAAGGTCACGGCGATGCACATCGCCCGCGCGCGTGACTTCTACATGCAGGCCAAGCTGCTCGCCCCCAACTGCATCCAGATCGCCACTGGCCTCGCCATGGCGCTTCTCTTCAGCGACAAGGACTACGAGCCGGACCGCGAGATCAAGCGTGCCATAGAAATCATCTCCCCCACCGATCCGGCGGAGACCAACGTCGCATTCGACCTGGAGATCACCGGGTCCCTGAGCACCGCCATGGACAGGTTGGCGAAGGCGAGGGAGGATGCCCGCATCCTCCATGACCAGATCATGCACCACATGTTCACCAAGAGTATTCCCGATGCCGTCGTCTACGTGCTCGACATCTACAACCGCGAGGGGGCGGCCAAGGCGAACGAGGAAGCGAagaagctcgccgctcgctACGACTACTCGGCGCGCGCGCACTTGACCCGCGCGTACATCAGCTTGCAGTTCGCGCGCTGCCTCGACCCGAACATTGACAAGAAGATGTTTCTGAATCGCGTCCTCGATATCTTGAACAATGTGGTTTACAAGTTCCGCGAGTCGCTCGAGATTGCCATGTTCCGCGCGAAGCTCTGCTTCGTCCTGGAGATGTATTATGCTGTGGAAGCCGAGTGCGACCGGGTGTTCTTGATGGAGAATCCTACTGATCCCGGAGAGGAGGACGTACCTCCTGGATCAATCCCTGGAGATAAGCCTGGAGATAGGAAATCTTTCATCAGCAGAGAGTTGCAACGTTTACTCCAGAAACTTGTCTTGGCGACTAGAGATTACTGGTGCTCCTTGACGGTCGAGAAGCAGGAGAGTTTTAGAGTTGTGGGACTCAAGTCTTTGCATCAACACTTCGTTGATGTCTATGAACATTTCCCAGAGGCTGCAAAGACCATATCTGATGCACTCAATTTTGTCAAGAAAAACCGTTCATGGAGGTTCTGGATTTGCCCCTATTGTGTTGGCAAGAAGTTCCTGGGCATTGATTCGCTAGTGCAACACATGCGCAACAAGCACCCCGAAGGGAATTTCTGGCCGAAGCTACTGTCAGTTTTAGACCCGAGATCAGTTTCTGATACACCTGAGGATGATTATTTATTGGACAATGTAACTATCTCTCAAGATTCAGAGGAGCAGTATGTCTTCCGTTTCAAAAGGATGgatgatattttcaaattcttgTTTCTTCGGGCATCTAACAAAACTGATGAAGAAAAGCAATTGCCTGAAGTACGTGAGGAAAAATGCAGAAAAGCAGGTTTTATCCTTGATAAGATCAAGCTAAATCTGAAGAATGTCTCCACAGATAATTTAAGCACTGAG CTCAAAGAGGCTTGTGTGGAAATCCGAGCCATGTGGCATTCTTTTCTTGATATATCTCTTCTGGATTATGGTGTAGTCATCTCACCGTTTGCAATATCTTTTATATCA GACCGGTTACTTGAATGCATGACTGAAGATAAAAGGGCTGCCAATAATAGTATTGATGGTGCTGTTATTGATGCAGTATTTCCTTTTGTTGATGTCCTTCCTGATATTGATGAAATATTCCCTAACGTTGAGGATGTCCCTGACAGCAATGATGCTGATACATCAACAACAG TAACTTATGGCCAATCGACTGAGGAAATGGAAAGCGCCACCAGATATCAATGTTTCGATGTTTTCAACAAAGAAAACACGGATAAAGACCTGTTCATCTTGTATTTGATCATACAG TCATTGTGGAATTTGAGGTGCTTCAGAGATGAGTTTTTAAGGGCACCACCTGCAAGGATCCTACATATCAATGAGAACTGCTGCATTGCTGACCTAATCTGTAGAATCTTCTTTGCTTGGGAGAAAAATGAACACAATCAAGTGAATGTTTTACTGACTTCTGTCAAGGCTAATCTCTGTAAAATTGCAGATGGTAACATGTTTGAGAAG CTGCAGGCTGGAAAAACTTTTGCTTCTGAGGTTCTGGCAACGATTCTTCAAGGATTGCACATGTCAGAAACTCCTTTGCATTTTGATTTCAACAGTGAGATTGAGGATTTAGAAGTACGTCCTGTCAGCTGCAAAGATTGCATATGCCGAACACATAATCTGTTTGGGATCAGTTTCCATGTGCAAATGAGCTGCATGTGTGGGAAGTGTTTTGATGAGAAAGAACATACTGCAATTTTCTATAGACTTGATGCAGATTGCCCTCAAACAACAGAG ATCAAATCCTTTGCAGATCTTCCGGTTATATATGAGCAGCTATGCTTTGAGGACAATTGTGAGCATTGTGGAAGTCTGAAGAACGTTGATGTTTCTCCTTCAAGCACATCACATTGCTTTATAATAG GTTTAGACTGGTTTGGTGACTGTGAAAACAAGGTTCAGCTATCTGAAGTTATGGTTGGAATTGCACATCCCCTTGATATTAAACTTCTTTGCAAGGGTGTTCACTCCGCGGCAAACTATTCTCTGGCCTCAATG ATCACCTATGCCGATGGGCACTATATCTGCTTTGTTCGCGACCAGCATAAATGGCTCATCTGTGATGCCGATACTGTTGTG GCTGAAGATTCCTGGGAGCAGCTGCTTGAACACTTCAAAGACTGCAGGCTCCAACCTGAAGTTCTCTTCTTCGAGGTCATTAAGTAG
- the LOC102713372 gene encoding early nodulin-like protein 3, giving the protein MAGAAASVGVALAWLGLMAAAASATQFRVGGGRGWSVPDANAEPYNSWAGRMRFQIGDQLLFVYPKETDAVLVVDQGAYNACNTSAAATAGGRFDDGRTVFTFDRSGPFFFISGNESNCRAGEKLIVVVMANRSGRHAMPPSPAPAATPSLAPSPAASAPSPSTSSSPAPSVSPMVPAPAATPGSAPPSPGALAPAPAPTTTPSSPPAPAAMAPSPSTTPGGTVPQPPPGTDGANATTPAAPTANDRSGGAPAVVAGALTSLGACIIGFAMLAI; this is encoded by the exons ATGGCAGGAGCTGCGGCATCTGTCGGTGTGGCGCTTGCATGGCTGGGTCTCATGGCCGCAGCGGCGAGTGCCACGCAGTTCAGGGTCGGAGGAGGCAGAGGCTGGAGCGTGCCGGACGCCAACGCCGAGCCGTACAACTCGTGGGCCGGGAGGATGAGGTTTCAGATCGGCGACCAGCTGC TGTTCGTGTACCCGAAGGAGACGGACGCGGTGCTGGTGGTGGACCAGGGGGCGTACAACGCGTGCaacacgtcggcggcggcgaccgccgGCGGCAGGTTCGACGACGGCAGAACGGTGTTCACGTTCGACCGGTCGGGgcccttcttcttcatcagcGGCAACGAGTCCAACTGCCGCGCCGGGGAGAAGCTCATTGTCGTCGTCATGGCAAATCGCAGCGGCCGCCACGCCATGCCACCGTCGCCTGCGCCAGCGGCCACCCCGAGCCTAGCACCGTCTCCGGCAGCATCGGCTCCGAGcccgtcgacgtcgtcgtcgcctgctCCGTCGGTTTCACCTATGGTGCCGGCCCCTGCAGCCACCCCGGGCTCTGCACCACCGTCGCCGGGAGCTCTCGCACCTGCACCTGCCCCAACGACGActccgagctcgccgccggcgccggcggccatggcgccgTCACCGTCAACTACGCCTGGTGGAACCGTGCCACAGCCGCCGCCTGGAACTGACGGGGCGAACGcgaccacgccggcggcgcctaCAGCCaacgaccggagcggcggtgCTCCGGCGGTGGTGGCAGGCGCCCTGACGTCGCTGGGAGCATGCATCATCGGTTTCGCCATGCTAGCTATCTGA
- the LOC102713643 gene encoding CRIB domain-containing protein RIC10-like: MEIKMKGIFKGLKIISQIFAMHKQHEMEIGCPTDVRHVSHIGVGASDSCPSWMSEFRGLEKLSAGSMTMSSFSKSRQTSWASQDFEQPPRTTFPTGSCPENSGQEAAGCCHDTPRGPKNPRRKKAARASSFSSSATSFMSRSRSSSFATACGDFGQLRGGLQVA; encoded by the exons ATGGAGATAAAGATGAAAGGAATCTTCAAAGGTCTGAAGATAATATCTCAAATATTCG CAATGCACAAGCAGCATGAGATGGAAATTGGGTGCCCCACAGATGTGAGGCATGTGTCTCACATAGGTGTGGGCGCTAGTGATTCATGTCCAAGCTGG ATGAGTGAATTCAGAGGATTGGAAAAGTTGTCAGCAGGCTCCATGACCATGAGCTCCTTTTCGAAGTCAAGACAGACCTCCTGGGCATCTCAAG ATTTTGAGCAACCACCAAGAACCACGTTTCCCACAGGATCCTGCCCAGAGAACTCCGGCCAGGAGGCCGCCGGCTGCTGCCATGACACCCCAAGAGGCCCCAAGAacccgaggaggaagaaggcggcAAGAGCATCATCCTTCTCCTCGTCCGCGACTTCCTTCATGTCAAGGTCAAGGTCGTCCTCGTTCGCAACAGCATGCGGCGATTTCGGCCAGCTGCGTGGCGGCCTCCAAGTCGCCTAG